One genomic window of Polyangiaceae bacterium includes the following:
- a CDS encoding FAD-dependent monooxygenase, producing MNEYEVVIAGGGPTGLMLAAELALASVNVAVVESRPTQELIGARARGLHSRTLEVLDQRGVVERFLAAGTTHQVASFVHILNISDLPTRHNYGLALEQRVFERILADWVSELPVHMLRGREVTGFSQGDDGVEVLLADGARLTTQYLVGCDGGRSVVRKAAHIEFPGWEPSISYLIAEGTPSEEPPWGIQRAALGVNAIGKLDEGKRMGVVLIEPQVNTGITPNLEELRERLVAVYGSDFGIHDVTWLSRFTDAARQAARYRSGRVLLAGDAAHVHSPVGGQGLNLGVQDAVNLGWKLAQVVRGTSTDDLLDTYHGERHPVGAQVLKHTLAITALSRGDDRTNALRDSLAEVFAMDEPRRHFGALMSGLDIHYDFGPGHPLLGRRMPDLDLIVEGKHTRAFELLRTAKPLLLNFVAVPLRAGQDHLQSVVAKCSERWVLPGIGEVTPPSAVLVRPDGHVAWVGEGRDEGLDAALRRWFRR from the coding sequence ATGAACGAATACGAAGTGGTGATCGCTGGTGGGGGTCCAACTGGGCTGATGCTCGCTGCGGAGCTGGCGCTCGCAAGCGTGAACGTCGCCGTCGTTGAGAGTCGACCGACCCAGGAGCTGATTGGTGCACGCGCTCGAGGCCTCCACTCGCGAACGCTGGAGGTGCTCGATCAACGCGGAGTCGTCGAGCGTTTCCTCGCGGCAGGAACCACTCATCAAGTCGCCTCGTTCGTACACATCTTGAACATCAGCGATTTGCCGACTAGGCACAACTACGGGCTGGCGCTCGAACAACGGGTGTTCGAACGGATCCTCGCGGATTGGGTGAGCGAGCTCCCGGTACATATGCTGCGTGGCCGCGAGGTGACGGGCTTCTCCCAGGGGGACGATGGCGTCGAGGTATTGCTGGCTGATGGGGCGCGCCTCACCACCCAGTACCTAGTGGGCTGCGACGGTGGGCGCAGCGTGGTTCGCAAGGCTGCGCACATCGAGTTTCCGGGTTGGGAGCCTTCCATCAGTTACTTGATCGCCGAAGGGACCCCCAGCGAGGAACCACCGTGGGGCATCCAGCGCGCCGCCCTGGGCGTGAATGCCATCGGGAAACTCGACGAGGGCAAGCGTATGGGCGTCGTGTTGATCGAGCCTCAGGTGAACACCGGCATCACGCCGAACCTCGAGGAGCTGCGGGAGCGGCTCGTCGCTGTCTACGGCAGCGACTTTGGGATCCACGACGTCACCTGGCTCTCGCGCTTCACCGACGCAGCTCGCCAAGCGGCAAGGTATCGCTCCGGTCGAGTGCTGCTCGCCGGAGACGCCGCCCACGTTCACTCCCCGGTTGGCGGACAGGGACTCAACCTCGGCGTGCAAGACGCAGTGAACCTGGGGTGGAAGCTCGCCCAGGTGGTGCGAGGCACTTCAACCGATGACTTGCTCGACACTTACCACGGCGAGCGACACCCCGTAGGCGCCCAGGTGCTCAAGCACACCCTCGCGATCACCGCGTTGAGCCGCGGCGATGATCGCACGAACGCGCTGAGGGACTCCCTCGCGGAAGTGTTCGCGATGGACGAGCCACGCCGGCACTTCGGCGCGCTGATGTCGGGCCTCGACATCCATTACGACTTCGGGCCCGGTCATCCGCTGCTCGGGCGCCGCATGCCGGATCTCGATTTGATAGTCGAGGGCAAGCACACGCGCGCCTTCGAGCTTCTCCGCACGGCAAAGCCGTTGCTCCTCAACTTCGTCGCTGTGCCCCTCCGCGCAGGGCAGGATCACCTGCAGTCTGTCGTGGCCAAGTGCAGCGAGCGCTGGGTGTTGCC